A genome region from Populus alba chromosome 5, ASM523922v2, whole genome shotgun sequence includes the following:
- the LOC118029791 gene encoding protein DA1-related 1-like, protein MDWWTKVLEGSSSRGHYPGRYGEDRYWDEPRRSVDDLSDFDNEEIECAIALSLSEEDQKGKKVIEEDNESELSEEYYKPHQPEEDVTAQLEEDEQLAKAIQESLSLESSPRARYDGGNLVPPYPFSSGNRICAGCNTEIGHGQFLSCMGGVWHPDCFCCNACNLPIADYEFSMSGNRPYHKSCYRKQHHPRCDVCNKFIPTNSAGLIEYRAHPFWLQKYCPSHERDRTPRCCSCERMEPRDTRYISLDDGRKLCLECLDSAIMDTHECQPLYFEIREFYEGLNMKVEQEIPLLLVERPALNEAMEGEKNGHHHLPETRGLCLSEEQTVTTVLRRPRIGAGYRFIDIRTEPYRLSRRCEVTAILILYGLPRLLTGSILAHEMMHAWLRLKGYPNLRPEVEEGICQVLAHMWLDSEIYSSSGGEGASSSSSPSSKKGPRSDSEKKLGEFFKHQIESDTSPAYGEGFRIGNKAVLKYGLRTTLDHIQMTGTFPV, encoded by the exons ATGGATTGGTGGACCAAGGTTCTCGAAGGTTCTAGCAGTAGAGGGCACTATCCTGGGAGATATGGAGAAGATAGGTATTGGGATGAGCCTCGCCGATCAGTG GATGATTTATCGGATTTTGACAATGAAGAAATCGAATGTGCTATTGCACTTTCCCTTTCCGAAGAagatcaaaaaggaaaaaaagtaatTG AGGAAGATAATGAGTCTGAACTGTCAGAGGAATATTACAAGCCCCACCAGCCAGAGGAGGATGTCACAGCTCAATTGGAAGAAGATGAGCAACTTGCCAAAGCTATTCAAGAAAGTTTAAGTTTGGAGTCTTCTCCTCGAGCTCGATATGACGGTGGAAATCTAGTTCCACCTTATCCATTTTCATCTGGTAACAG GATCTGTGCTGGGTGCAACACTGAGATTGGGCATGGGCAGTTTTTGAGTTGCATGGGCGGTGTTTGGCATCCTGATTGTTTTTGTTGCAATGCTTGCAATCTGCCAATTGCTGATTATGAG TTTTCAATGTCTGGGAATCGTCCGTATCACAAATCTTGTTATAGGAAGCAGCATCATCCAAGATGCGATGTTTGCAACAAATTT ATTCCTACAAATTCAGCTGGGCTCATTGAGTATAGGGCTCATCCATTCTGGCTACAGAAATACTGTCCCTCACATGAGCGTGATAGGACTCCTCGTTGCTGTAGTTGTGAGAGAATGGAG CCTAGGGACACTAGATATATATCGCTTGATGATGGCAGGAAGCTATGTCTAGAGTGTCTAGACTCTGCAATAATGGATACTCATGAATGCCAACCTCTTTACTTTGAAATTCGAGaattttatgaaggtttaaatATGAAGGTCGAGCAGGAAATTCCTCTGCTTTTGGTTGAGAGACCAGCCCTGAATGAGGCTATGGAAGGAGAAAAGAAT GGTCATCATCACTTGCCTGAAACCAGAGGACTCTGCTTGTCAGAAGAACAAACTGTTACCACT GTTTTGAGGAGGCCAAGGATTGGGGCAGGATACCGTTTCATAGACATAAGAACAGAACCTTATAGGCTAAGCCGTAGGTGTGAAGTAACTGCAATTCTGATTCTGTATGGCCTTCCCAG GTTGTTGACGGGTTCAATTTTGGCTCATGAGATGATGCATGCTTGGCTTCGACTTAAAG GTTATCCCAACCTACGTCCAGAGGTTGAAGAAGGCATATGCCAGGTCCTGGCTCATATGTGGCTAGATTCTGAGATATATTCTAGTTCGGGAGGTGAAGGTGCTTCGTCGTCATCCTCACCATCGTCAAAGAAAGGGCCGCGATCTGACTCTGAGAAGAAACTTGGTGAGTTTTTCAAACACCAGATCGAGTCAGATACATCGCCAGCTTATGGAGAAGGTTTCAGGATAGGTAACAAGGCAGTGCTGAAATATGGCCTCAGGACAACCCTTGACCATATTCAGATGACAGGAACCTTTCCTGTCTGA